A portion of the Camelus ferus isolate YT-003-E chromosome 16, BCGSAC_Cfer_1.0, whole genome shotgun sequence genome contains these proteins:
- the LOC102514790 gene encoding LOW QUALITY PROTEIN: RAD52 motif-containing protein 1 (The sequence of the model RefSeq protein was modified relative to this genomic sequence to represent the inferred CDS: inserted 1 base in 1 codon), whose amino-acid sequence MAEMVPFAVPTESDKTLLVWELSSGPTTQALQHSLFTVFSQFGLTYSVGASPNVAVACPGFYAIIEFYSARDARRAQKACDQKQLFQNSPVKVRLGTRHKMFQPNALALSSSRCQELANYYFGFNGWSKRIIKLQDLSDLEERENEGIVAPHQKQSLKFCALEVMLTSYEARSPGAGIAEEPLDKLEEGPLSLLMKRKITQKLAIXKAMTDAFQKLLIVVLENSKMAVVYRPCEEVTGARTEEEVRDLIQVSYFSWKQCGQGKEECLSDFSFEEEEFRRPELD is encoded by the exons ATGGCAGAGATGGTACCTTTTGCGGTTCCCACCGAGAGCGACAAGACCTTGCTGGTGTGGGAGCTGAGCTCTGGACCCACCACCCAGGCCTTGCAA CATTCTCTGTTCACAGTCTTCTCCCAGTTTGGACTTACGTATTCGGTCGGAGCCTCCCCAAATGTGGCGGTGGCCTGTCCTGGTTTCTATGCCATCATCGAGTTTTATTCAGCAAGGGATGCCCGCAGAGCCCAAAAGGCATGCGACCAGAAGCAGCTTTTCCAGAACTCTCCAGTGAAG GTTCGTCTGGGCACCAGACATAAGATGTTTCAACCTAATGCCCTTGCCCTAAGCAGCTCCAGATGCCAAGAATTGGCCAATTACTACTTTGGATTCAATGGATGGTCAAAAAGGATCATAAAG CTTCAGGATCTTTCTGACcttgaagaaagggaaaatgaaggtATTGTGGCACCACATCAGAAGCAAAGCCTGAAGTTCTGTGCTTTAGAGGTGATGTTAACATCCTATGAAGCCAGGAGTCCTGGAGCTGGCATCGCCGAGGAACCCTTGGACAAGCTGGAGGAAG GGCCATTATCATTacttatgaaaaggaaaataacccAGAAGCTTGCTA CAAAGGCTATGACAGATGCATTCCAGAAACTGCTGATTGTGGTTTTAG aaaacagtaaaatggcTGTGGTGTACAGACCCTGTGAAGAGGTCACAGGTGCTAGGACTGAAGAGGAAGTACGGGATTTAATTCAA GTCAGTTACTTTTCTTGGAAGCAGTGTGGCCAAGGGAAGGAAGAATGTCTCTCAGATTTCAGTTTTGAGGAGGAGGAGTTCAGAAGGCCGGAACTGGACTAG